Proteins encoded in a region of the Stieleria neptunia genome:
- the pglX gene encoding BREX-1 system adenine-specific DNA-methyltransferase PglX: METSQLKNYGPQARRDFIEGVKNQAAVYGLLPDEIVPMKEDGDVVIIGDRPFPRAVTKQRIKLEECIRQEGFDHVIEAIAYTWFNRFVAIRFMELHGYLDHSYRVLSHPDGKSTPEILEIAERVELPGLDRDKVVELKLDGTKDEELYRLLLLAQCNALNKAMPFLFERIGDETELLLPANLLHTDSLIRQLVEQIEEAAWQDIEIIGWLYQFYISDKKKDVIGKVVKSQDIPAATQLFTPNWIVKYMVQNSLGAQWLATYPQSPLKGQMEYYIEPAEQTDEVNAQLAAITPSQLNPEKLTLIDPASGSGHILVEAYELFKAIYLERGYRQRDVPQLILEKNLFGLDIDERAAQLTGFALMMKGRADDRRLFGRGVKLNVMALVDSAGFDPESLANGMELSDYLLKPTDLTELKRLFKHATTFGSLIQVPEVLAEKLPALKQLIEATSQELFVSEALRRLEPLVQQAELLATQYDAVVANPPYMGSGGMTGLLKKFAKDNFPESKSDLFACFIERGLTLAKTAGHSAMITMQSWMFLWSFEKMRERILRDKTICAMAHLGARAFGSISGEVVQTTACVLSNRSPQCYKPVFFRLLNGGEGEKRIALANGENRFDATAQDAFRSIPGSPIAYWPSRALRAAFRKHKSLAEVARPREGLNTTDNDRFLRRWWECRLSATKLDTHSADDVVSSGATWFPCQKGGTYRKWFGNNEYVVNWWGNGADIKSVVVERYGSATKRVVNEHLYFQEGITWSSISSSALAMRHVPAGYVFETKGNMCFFETEPQLLQGLGFCNSCVVNPLIQCVSPTLDFHAGPVGKLPVAAETGAIDITKRSVHVARADWNSYERSWDFQSLPLLAESSATTLESSYTAWTRENHDTIAEMKRLEEENNRLFIDAYGLADELSPDVPIEQITLTVNPAYRYGLKVGGGQWAVGSNGAKVGSDGWSIDDGFGNELEARFRQDTMEELVSYAIGCMMGRYSLDHPGLIYAHSGNEGFDPGRYTSFPADDDGIVPLTDTEWFDDDAAHRLIEFISVAWDKNHLEANLTFLAENLSPKKNESSRETIRRYLCDKFFKDHLQTYKKRPIYWLFSSGKQKAFQCLVYLHRYNEGTLARMRTKYVVPLQGKINARVEQLESDIPAATSTSHRKTLERERDKLVKQRNELQTLDEKLRHYADQRIHLDLDDGVKVNYSKFGDLLAEVKAITGKKPKVEVTT; the protein is encoded by the coding sequence ATGGAAACCAGTCAGCTAAAAAACTACGGTCCGCAAGCCCGTCGAGATTTTATCGAGGGTGTGAAGAATCAGGCTGCCGTCTACGGTTTGCTGCCCGACGAGATCGTTCCGATGAAGGAGGACGGAGACGTTGTCATCATCGGGGATCGCCCCTTCCCACGCGCGGTGACGAAGCAGCGGATAAAACTGGAAGAGTGTATCCGCCAAGAGGGTTTTGACCACGTCATCGAGGCCATCGCCTACACGTGGTTCAACCGCTTCGTCGCCATCCGGTTCATGGAACTGCACGGCTACCTGGACCACAGCTACCGCGTCCTCAGCCACCCGGACGGCAAATCCACGCCGGAGATCCTGGAGATCGCCGAGCGGGTCGAACTGCCCGGACTCGATCGCGACAAAGTCGTTGAACTCAAGCTAGACGGCACGAAAGACGAAGAACTCTACCGCCTGCTGCTCCTGGCCCAATGCAACGCGCTTAACAAAGCGATGCCCTTTCTCTTCGAGAGGATCGGGGACGAGACCGAGTTGCTCCTGCCCGCCAATCTGCTGCACACCGATTCGCTGATCCGCCAGTTGGTCGAGCAGATCGAGGAAGCGGCGTGGCAGGACATCGAGATCATCGGCTGGCTCTACCAGTTCTATATCTCGGACAAGAAGAAGGACGTCATCGGCAAGGTGGTGAAGTCGCAAGACATTCCGGCGGCGACCCAGCTATTCACCCCCAACTGGATCGTGAAGTACATGGTCCAGAACTCGCTGGGGGCGCAGTGGCTGGCGACCTATCCCCAGTCACCTCTCAAAGGGCAGATGGAGTACTACATCGAGCCCGCCGAGCAGACCGACGAGGTCAACGCGCAGCTCGCGGCCATCACGCCCAGCCAGCTCAACCCCGAGAAGCTGACCCTCATCGACCCGGCTAGTGGCTCCGGGCACATTCTGGTGGAGGCCTACGAACTCTTCAAAGCCATCTACCTGGAGCGAGGTTATCGACAACGAGACGTCCCGCAACTGATCCTCGAAAAAAACCTCTTCGGCCTCGACATCGATGAGCGCGCGGCGCAGCTGACGGGCTTCGCACTGATGATGAAAGGGCGGGCGGATGACCGGCGGCTGTTTGGGCGAGGGGTGAAGCTCAATGTGATGGCGCTGGTGGATAGCGCGGGGTTCGATCCGGAATCGCTTGCGAATGGGATGGAGCTCAGTGACTACCTACTAAAGCCAACGGACCTCACGGAGCTTAAGCGGCTGTTCAAACACGCGACGACGTTTGGGTCCTTGATTCAGGTGCCGGAGGTGCTGGCGGAGAAGCTACCCGCGCTGAAGCAGCTGATCGAGGCGACCAGTCAGGAACTCTTCGTGTCGGAGGCGCTCAGGCGTTTAGAGCCATTGGTGCAGCAGGCTGAGTTGTTGGCGACGCAGTACGACGCGGTGGTGGCGAACCCACCGTATATGGGAAGTGGAGGAATGACTGGCCTGTTGAAGAAGTTCGCTAAGGACAACTTTCCCGAAAGCAAGAGTGACCTCTTCGCGTGCTTTATTGAACGCGGATTGACGCTCGCGAAGACTGCCGGCCACAGCGCGATGATCACGATGCAGAGTTGGATGTTCCTTTGGTCCTTCGAGAAGATGCGCGAACGTATCCTCCGCGACAAGACCATTTGCGCAATGGCGCACCTTGGCGCAAGGGCGTTTGGGAGCATCTCGGGCGAGGTCGTCCAGACGACGGCATGCGTCCTGAGCAACCGGTCGCCACAGTGTTACAAGCCGGTATTCTTCCGACTGCTTAACGGCGGTGAGGGCGAGAAGCGGATAGCGCTCGCAAACGGCGAGAATCGTTTCGATGCGACAGCCCAAGACGCTTTTCGGAGTATCCCTGGCAGTCCTATTGCGTATTGGCCAAGCAGAGCGTTAAGGGCAGCCTTTCGAAAGCACAAAAGTCTTGCGGAGGTTGCCAGGCCCAGGGAAGGGCTGAACACTACTGACAATGACAGGTTCCTGCGGCGTTGGTGGGAGTGTCGATTGAGCGCGACGAAGCTTGACACCCACTCCGCGGACGATGTGGTTTCAAGTGGTGCGACGTGGTTTCCGTGCCAGAAGGGCGGAACCTATAGGAAGTGGTTTGGAAACAATGAATACGTCGTCAATTGGTGGGGCAATGGAGCGGACATAAAGTCCGTTGTGGTTGAGCGCTATGGAAGCGCGACGAAGCGAGTCGTGAATGAGCACCTATACTTCCAAGAGGGAATTACCTGGTCCTCGATCTCTAGCTCCGCACTCGCAATGCGCCATGTTCCAGCAGGGTATGTCTTTGAAACAAAGGGCAACATGTGCTTCTTTGAGACAGAGCCACAGCTTCTTCAGGGATTGGGGTTTTGTAACTCGTGCGTCGTCAACCCTTTGATTCAATGTGTAAGCCCAACGCTAGATTTCCATGCAGGGCCCGTAGGGAAGCTCCCGGTCGCAGCGGAGACGGGCGCGATCGATATCACCAAACGATCGGTCCATGTTGCGAGGGCAGACTGGAACTCCTACGAGCGGTCCTGGGACTTTCAATCCCTTCCCCTCCTGGCGGAGTCCTCCGCGACCACGCTTGAATCCAGCTATACCGCCTGGACACGTGAGAACCACGACACCATCGCCGAGATGAAGCGCCTCGAAGAGGAGAACAACCGCCTCTTCATCGACGCCTACGGTCTGGCCGACGAGCTCTCCCCCGACGTCCCCATCGAGCAGATCACCCTGACGGTGAACCCCGCCTACCGCTACGGGTTGAAAGTGGGCGGTGGGCAGTGGGCAGTGGGCAGTAACGGCGCGAAGGTGGGCAGTGATGGGTGGTCGATTGATGATGGCTTTGGCAACGAACTGGAGGCTCGCTTCCGCCAGGACACGATGGAGGAGCTGGTCTCCTACGCCATCGGCTGCATGATGGGCCGCTACAGCCTGGACCACCCTGGCCTCATTTACGCACACAGCGGCAACGAGGGATTTGATCCCGGCCGCTATACCAGTTTCCCGGCCGACGACGACGGCATCGTCCCGCTCACCGACACGGAGTGGTTCGACGACGATGCCGCCCACCGGCTGATCGAGTTCATCTCGGTGGCCTGGGACAAGAACCACCTCGAAGCCAACCTCACCTTCCTGGCCGAGAACCTCTCGCCCAAGAAAAACGAGTCGAGCCGCGAGACCATCCGGCGCTACCTCTGTGACAAGTTCTTCAAGGACCACCTGCAGACCTACAAGAAACGCCCCATCTACTGGCTCTTCTCCAGCGGCAAGCAGAAAGCGTTCCAGTGCCTGGTGTACTTGCACCGCTACAACGAGGGCACGCTAGCCCGCATGCGAACCAAATACGTCGTCCCACTCCAAGGCAAGATCAACGCCCGCGTCGAGCAACTCGAAAGCGACATTCCCGCCGCAACCAGTACCAGCCACCGAAAAACCCTCGAACGAGAGCGTGACAAGCTGGTCAAACAACGAAACGAACTTCAAACCCTCGACGAAAAACTCCGTCACTACGCCGACCAACGCATCCACCTCGACCTCGACGACGGCGTGAAAGTCAATTACAGCAAGTTCGGCGACCTTCTTGCCGAGGTGAAGGCCATCACCGGCAAGAAACCCAAAGTGGAGGTAACGACATAA
- a CDS encoding four helix bundle protein produces the protein MENTRRSRNYRDLLAWQRAMDLVEVVYGLSSRFPNEERYGLSSQVRRAVVSIPSNIAEGEGRNAPNDFARFLSIAHGSLREVETQLLISVRLKYLTEEDITNAMTLCEETGRITNGLKRSLQGRGKSG, from the coding sequence ATGGAGAATACAAGACGATCTCGAAACTATCGAGACCTCCTCGCATGGCAACGTGCGATGGACTTGGTCGAGGTTGTGTATGGACTGAGCAGTCGATTCCCGAACGAAGAACGGTACGGTCTTTCATCGCAGGTCCGACGTGCGGTCGTGTCTATCCCGTCAAATATAGCCGAAGGCGAGGGGCGCAATGCACCCAACGACTTTGCACGTTTTCTCTCAATTGCGCACGGTTCGTTGCGGGAAGTCGAAACACAATTGCTTATTTCTGTTCGGCTCAAGTATCTGACGGAAGAAGACATCACGAATGCGATGACACTTTGCGAAGAAACGGGACGAATCACTAACGGACTAAAACGAAGTCTACAAGGTAGAGGCAAATCCGGCTGA
- the brxL gene encoding protease Lon-related BREX system protein BrxL: MTSTSENTENDTGLDELLNEHFAGKVVRKDLTKLVKEGANVPVYVLEYLLGNYCASNDPEVINDGLNTVKKVLADNYVRPDEAEKVKSTIRERGSLKIIDKVTVTLNEKRDVYEALLSNLGTKGVEIPTGTVKKYEKLLAGGIWCIITMQYFFEEGQKGSPFLIEELKPIQMPNMDMDELFKGRGYFTEDQWIDVLLRSCGYEPTQFETRVKWHLLCRMIPLVENNYNVCELGPRGTGKSHIYKEISPNSILVSGGQTTVANLFYNLARRQVGLVGLWDCVAFDEVAGISFKDKDGVQIMKDYMASGSFARGRDSINAYASMVFVGNINQPVDTLVKTSHLLAPFPETMIDSAFFDRFHGYIPGWEIPKMRPEFFTNQYGLIVDYFAEWVREMRKRNFGDAINKYFKLGRDLNQRDSIAVKHTVSGLLKLLYPNEQYDKDAVRRCLEYALEVRRRIKEQLKKIGGMEFYDVHFSYIDVETSEEKFISVAEQGGGSIIPDGPLNPGVLHTVSTGGTDSHLGLYRLETQVTSGNGSLKMSGLGSNMKAKEAIKVGFDYFKANAGGVSASVKVGDHDYHLHVVELHNTGPTTAMTLTTFIALCSAVLGKPLQSQLVVLGSMSLGGNIIPVENLAESLQVAHDAGAKRVLLPMASVSDIPTIPGELFAKFQTSFYSDPRDAAFKALGVE, from the coding sequence ATGACTTCGACTTCTGAAAACACCGAAAACGACACGGGCCTCGACGAATTGCTCAATGAGCATTTCGCAGGCAAGGTAGTGCGCAAAGACCTGACCAAACTGGTCAAGGAGGGGGCGAATGTTCCGGTCTATGTTCTGGAATACTTGCTGGGGAACTACTGCGCCTCGAATGATCCGGAGGTCATCAATGACGGTCTGAATACCGTCAAGAAGGTGCTGGCCGACAACTACGTCCGTCCCGATGAAGCCGAGAAGGTGAAGTCCACGATCCGCGAGCGTGGCAGCCTGAAGATCATCGACAAGGTGACGGTGACGCTGAACGAGAAGCGGGACGTGTACGAGGCCCTGCTGTCGAATCTGGGCACCAAGGGCGTCGAAATCCCAACCGGCACGGTGAAGAAGTACGAGAAGCTGCTGGCCGGTGGCATCTGGTGCATCATCACGATGCAGTATTTCTTCGAGGAAGGCCAGAAGGGATCACCCTTCCTGATCGAAGAACTCAAGCCGATCCAGATGCCCAACATGGACATGGATGAGCTGTTCAAGGGGCGGGGGTACTTCACCGAAGACCAGTGGATCGACGTGCTGCTGCGATCCTGCGGTTACGAACCAACCCAGTTCGAGACACGGGTGAAGTGGCACTTGCTCTGCCGCATGATTCCCCTCGTCGAGAACAACTACAACGTCTGCGAACTCGGCCCCCGCGGAACCGGCAAAAGCCACATCTACAAAGAAATCAGCCCGAACAGCATTCTGGTTTCCGGTGGTCAAACCACGGTCGCCAACCTGTTCTACAACTTGGCCCGGCGCCAGGTCGGTCTGGTGGGCCTCTGGGACTGTGTCGCCTTCGACGAAGTGGCCGGCATTTCCTTCAAGGACAAGGACGGTGTCCAGATCATGAAGGATTACATGGCTTCGGGGTCATTCGCCCGTGGCCGCGATTCGATCAACGCCTACGCCTCAATGGTGTTCGTCGGGAACATCAACCAGCCCGTCGATACACTCGTGAAGACCAGCCATCTGCTGGCACCGTTCCCCGAGACGATGATCGACTCGGCCTTCTTCGACCGCTTTCACGGTTACATCCCCGGCTGGGAAATCCCCAAGATGCGGCCCGAGTTCTTCACGAACCAGTACGGCCTGATCGTGGACTACTTCGCCGAGTGGGTGCGCGAGATGCGGAAACGCAACTTCGGCGATGCGATCAACAAGTACTTCAAGCTGGGGCGAGACCTGAATCAGCGCGACTCCATTGCCGTCAAACACACGGTTTCGGGGTTACTCAAGCTGCTCTACCCCAACGAGCAATACGACAAGGACGCCGTCCGTCGCTGTCTGGAGTACGCACTGGAAGTCCGCCGCCGAATCAAAGAGCAACTCAAGAAGATCGGCGGCATGGAGTTCTACGACGTTCACTTCAGCTACATCGACGTGGAGACATCCGAAGAGAAGTTCATCAGTGTGGCAGAACAAGGCGGCGGCTCCATCATTCCCGATGGCCCACTCAATCCCGGTGTCCTTCACACGGTTTCCACTGGAGGCACCGATTCGCACCTTGGCCTCTACCGCCTGGAAACCCAAGTCACATCCGGCAACGGTTCACTGAAAATGTCGGGCCTTGGCTCAAACATGAAAGCCAAAGAGGCGATCAAAGTTGGTTTCGACTACTTCAAAGCCAACGCTGGTGGGGTCAGTGCCTCGGTGAAAGTCGGCGATCACGACTACCACCTGCACGTCGTCGAGCTTCACAATACGGGGCCAACTACGGCCATGACACTGACCACGTTCATCGCTTTGTGTTCTGCCGTCCTTGGCAAGCCGCTGCAGAGCCAATTGGTTGTCCTCGGCAGCATGAGCCTGGGCGGCAACATCATCCCCGTCGAGAACCTCGCCGAATCCCTCCAAGTCGCCCACGATGCCGGTGCCAAACGAGTCCTCCTCCCCATGGCCAGCGTCAGCGACATCCCCACCATCCCCGGCGAACTGTTCGCCAAGTTCCAAACCAGCTTTTACTCCGATCCGAGGGATGCGGCGTTCAAAGCGTTGGGCGTGGAGTGA
- a CDS encoding PEP-CTERM sorting domain-containing protein (PEP-CTERM proteins occur, often in large numbers, in the proteomes of bacteria that also encode an exosortase, a predicted intramembrane cysteine proteinase. The presence of a PEP-CTERM domain at a protein's C-terminus predicts cleavage within the sorting domain, followed by covalent anchoring to some some component of the (usually Gram-negative) cell surface. Many PEP-CTERM proteins exhibit an unusual sequence composition that includes large numbers of potential glycosylation sites. Expression of one such protein has been shown restore the ability of a bacterium to form floc, a type of biofilm.): MAERIDNAKRIQNFDTKDDVGVKCKKDESWDGRAVRNAAYIAVALAEFLFGIATHAEAAITTDIVVKDTLDSDPAGSEYANVLGDIAAGSTATSINSLMGVNSYFGYSSPQDGFLKSVSWVGTFTLASGGPNNNPPNPPILGLRFSHFASRQDLESDPQRFTVTHVGGYGSEFLTPIGQTTDGFSLYRFDYDLSSERLPVVAGQVQYLGLNLTPDGGVFLTQRSTDSGVVIGAEADFWYFVPVTNSPTPLEDFSLNPSFGGFQHAAKIVVSAVPEPSSIFVVGSIFSVGIVLRRRRVS, encoded by the coding sequence ATGGCTGAGCGAATCGACAATGCCAAACGAATTCAAAACTTTGATACGAAAGACGATGTTGGTGTTAAGTGCAAAAAAGACGAAAGTTGGGACGGAAGAGCAGTAAGAAACGCTGCATACATCGCAGTTGCTTTGGCTGAGTTTTTATTCGGAATTGCAACTCATGCCGAGGCTGCGATTACCACCGATATCGTTGTGAAGGATACGCTGGACAGTGACCCGGCTGGGAGTGAGTATGCGAATGTGTTGGGGGATATTGCGGCTGGAAGCACGGCTACTTCCATCAACTCCTTAATGGGAGTTAATTCCTATTTTGGCTACTCTAGTCCGCAAGACGGATTCCTTAAGTCAGTTTCATGGGTCGGGACATTTACTCTGGCGTCTGGTGGTCCAAACAACAATCCTCCGAACCCACCTATCCTCGGTCTTCGTTTCTCACATTTCGCCTCGAGGCAAGATTTGGAATCAGACCCACAGCGATTTACCGTGACCCACGTCGGTGGCTATGGCTCTGAATTCCTGACTCCAATTGGTCAAACCACGGACGGCTTTAGTCTCTATCGTTTTGACTATGACCTTTCTTCCGAACGACTTCCGGTTGTTGCTGGGCAGGTTCAGTACTTGGGTCTCAACCTGACTCCGGATGGAGGTGTTTTCTTAACTCAACGCTCAACTGATTCGGGAGTTGTAATCGGTGCGGAAGCTGATTTTTGGTACTTCGTCCCTGTGACGAATTCCCCAACGCCTTTGGAAGACTTTTCCTTGAACCCGTCGTTTGGCGGTTTTCAGCATGCTGCAAAAATTGTTGTTTCAGCAGTTCCCGAGCCTTCTTCAATTTTCGTAGTCGGCTCAATTTTTTCGGTTGGTATTGTGCTTCGACGAAGGAGGGTTTCCTGA
- the pglZ gene encoding BREX-1 system phosphatase PglZ type A, whose translation MDTKQLNEALSKIYDEEHQRVVFWNDPQQEFDRVAENLDLDGVNVVRLDQVGGIETKLRIEREEPDAKFLLYAPTEEPEFEDDILLDVRLYSRSFRADRSSIILDELGLARQHLRSHLNLRRKFFDSKERLGKLKHLVNADDNELDLDRKMLAVVTKADQPELFSIVRTLFQSFTEEEEIDLETPPPAWTLIEKYDLDRSFWKMVSTAFGYEEESPTLQKLLLRLMLSDFAHQLGIHVPLAIQKLQLSRSGTHNAVVCLDQWRDSAKQASSFNILSDMVAGATNIDEQLQGLEPEVLADAVTFRNVDRAILLGLLERVASTKDHVDADAIRGIVTRRQEGHWIASLSVPEHQRKARHAAYEAIAVAAEFFDLRAQHSGGFDCDTAEEMYTLYTDELYKFDQLYRHFCHNADVAESQAWDILKSLRKEVEAAYKNWFLVQVGLKWAKFVAPNADHTGMLDKWTLPHIPNQYRFYEKHVAERQRESENRRSFVVISDAFRYEAATELTKILNGEYRFQAKLTTQLSVLPSYTALGMASMLPHKQLEYTEKGDVLADGVSTSGSDNRNTILSKHEGMAIQADDLLKLKGKEGRALIEGKKVVYVYHNEIDTRGENAATEGDTFRATHEAIRELGDIVRYIINNLNGNYVVVTADHGFLFTESSPAETDKSKLKDKPPGTVKAKKRYLIGYNLPEYEDAWRGKTEITAKCDGGMEFWIPKGSNRFHFTGGARFIHGGAMPQEIVVPVITVRQAKSKKALEKTKTKQVSFSVLGSNHKITTHTHRFKLIQMEPVSDRAKALTVKIAIYDGDEPVSSIETVTFASASKNLDDRQQSVMLTLRDQQFDKHKRYKLLAKDAGTDFELQSHDVTIDRAIADDFDF comes from the coding sequence ATGGATACCAAACAACTCAATGAAGCCCTGAGCAAAATCTACGACGAAGAACACCAGCGGGTCGTTTTCTGGAACGATCCACAGCAGGAGTTCGACCGGGTCGCTGAGAACCTGGATCTGGATGGAGTCAACGTCGTTAGGCTCGATCAGGTTGGCGGGATTGAAACGAAGCTGCGCATCGAGCGAGAGGAACCCGACGCCAAATTCCTACTGTACGCCCCGACCGAAGAACCGGAGTTTGAAGATGACATTCTGCTGGACGTCCGCCTCTACAGTCGCAGCTTCCGGGCAGACCGCTCGTCGATCATCCTCGATGAACTGGGGCTGGCTCGGCAACATCTCCGCAGCCACCTGAACCTGCGCCGCAAGTTTTTCGACAGCAAGGAACGACTTGGCAAGCTCAAGCACTTGGTCAATGCCGACGACAATGAGTTGGACCTGGATCGTAAGATGCTGGCCGTCGTCACCAAGGCCGATCAGCCTGAACTGTTCAGCATCGTCCGCACGCTGTTTCAGTCGTTCACCGAAGAGGAGGAGATCGACCTCGAAACTCCGCCCCCGGCATGGACGCTGATCGAGAAGTACGATCTGGATCGTTCGTTCTGGAAGATGGTCTCCACGGCCTTCGGCTATGAGGAAGAAAGTCCCACGCTGCAAAAGCTGCTGTTGCGGCTGATGTTGTCGGACTTCGCCCATCAGCTCGGCATTCACGTTCCCCTGGCAATCCAAAAACTGCAATTGAGCCGCAGCGGCACGCACAACGCCGTCGTTTGCCTGGATCAGTGGCGTGACAGTGCCAAGCAGGCCTCCAGCTTCAACATCCTGTCGGACATGGTCGCTGGCGCAACGAACATCGACGAGCAACTGCAAGGGCTGGAGCCAGAGGTGCTGGCCGATGCCGTTACCTTCCGCAACGTGGATCGCGCAATCCTGCTGGGACTGCTGGAACGGGTGGCATCGACGAAAGACCACGTCGATGCAGACGCCATCCGAGGCATCGTCACTCGCCGACAGGAAGGACACTGGATCGCATCCCTGTCGGTGCCGGAACACCAACGCAAGGCTCGCCACGCCGCCTACGAGGCTATCGCGGTCGCCGCCGAGTTCTTCGATCTCCGCGCTCAGCATTCAGGCGGCTTCGACTGCGACACCGCAGAGGAGATGTACACGTTGTACACCGACGAGCTTTACAAGTTCGACCAGCTTTACCGCCACTTCTGCCACAACGCCGACGTCGCCGAGTCGCAGGCCTGGGACATCCTTAAGTCGCTCCGCAAAGAAGTCGAAGCGGCCTACAAGAACTGGTTCCTGGTGCAGGTCGGTCTGAAGTGGGCCAAGTTTGTCGCCCCCAACGCGGACCATACGGGGATGCTCGACAAGTGGACGCTGCCCCACATTCCGAACCAGTACCGCTTTTACGAGAAGCACGTCGCCGAACGACAGAGAGAATCCGAGAACCGCAGATCCTTCGTCGTGATCAGTGATGCCTTCCGGTACGAGGCCGCGACCGAGTTGACCAAAATCCTCAACGGCGAATACCGCTTCCAAGCCAAGCTGACGACTCAGTTGTCCGTGCTGCCATCGTACACGGCATTGGGCATGGCCAGCATGTTGCCCCACAAACAATTGGAGTACACGGAAAAGGGAGACGTCCTTGCCGACGGTGTCTCCACGTCGGGCAGCGACAACCGCAACACGATCCTTAGCAAACACGAGGGCATGGCGATTCAGGCAGACGATTTGTTGAAGTTGAAGGGAAAGGAAGGGCGTGCCCTGATCGAGGGCAAGAAGGTCGTCTACGTCTATCACAACGAAATCGACACCCGTGGAGAAAACGCGGCGACCGAGGGCGACACCTTCCGAGCGACCCACGAAGCCATCCGCGAACTAGGCGACATCGTTCGCTACATCATCAACAACCTGAACGGCAACTACGTCGTTGTCACCGCCGATCACGGTTTTCTGTTCACGGAATCGTCGCCAGCTGAGACTGACAAGAGCAAGCTGAAAGACAAACCACCCGGCACAGTCAAAGCCAAGAAGCGATACCTGATCGGCTACAACCTGCCGGAGTACGAAGACGCTTGGCGCGGTAAGACGGAGATCACGGCCAAGTGCGACGGCGGCATGGAGTTCTGGATTCCCAAGGGCTCCAACCGATTCCACTTCACCGGCGGCGCCCGCTTCATCCACGGTGGGGCGATGCCGCAAGAGATCGTTGTCCCGGTCATCACGGTGCGGCAGGCCAAGAGCAAGAAAGCCCTCGAAAAGACCAAGACGAAGCAGGTGTCGTTCTCGGTGCTGGGCAGCAATCACAAGATCACGACGCACACCCACCGCTTCAAGCTGATTCAAATGGAACCGGTCAGCGATCGCGCCAAGGCCTTGACCGTCAAGATCGCCATTTACGACGGCGACGAACCGGTCTCCAGCATTGAGACCGTGACATTCGCCAGCGCGTCCAAGAACCTCGACGACCGCCAACAGTCGGTGATGTTGACCTTGCGGGACCAGCAGTTTGACAAGCACAAGCGGTACAAGCTGCTCGCAAAAGATGCTGGCACAGATTTTGAATTACAGAGCCACGATGTGACCATTGATCGAGCGATTGCCGATGACTTCGACTTCTGA